In a genomic window of Chaetodon trifascialis isolate fChaTrf1 chromosome 8, fChaTrf1.hap1, whole genome shotgun sequence:
- the scn8aa gene encoding sodium channel, voltage gated, type VIII, alpha subunit a isoform X2: MAAPLIAPPGPDSFKKFTVESLAILEQRINEEKNKKPPKQDSSYRDDDDENKPKPNSDLEAGKSLPYIYGDIPAGMVAVPLEDLDPYYLNSQKTFIVLNKGKTIFRFSATPALYFISPFNLVRRIAIKILIHSLFSMIIMCTILTNCIFMTFSDPPEWSKQVEYTFTGIYTFESLVKITARGFCIDGFTFLRDPWNWLDFMVISMAYITEFVDLGNVSALRTFRVLRALKTISVIPGLKTIVGALIQSVKKLSDVMILTVFCLSVFALIGLQLFMGNLRHKCVIWPINITESHLANGSKGFDWDEYIMNDTNFYFLPGQLDALLCGNSSDSGRCPEGYTCMKAGRNPNYGYTSFDSFGWAFLALFRLMTQDFWENLYMLTLRAAGKTYMIFFVLVIFVGSFYLVNLILAVVAMAYEEQNQATMEEAQQKEEEFKAMLEQLKKQQEDAQAVAMATSAGTVSEDAVEDDGGGRLSCSSSEMSKLSSKSAKERRNRKKKWRQKEQEKEKGDSEKFVKSESDDGSKRSRFRFPDNRLGRKSSIMNQSLLSIPGSPFLSRHNSKSSIFSFKGRSKDVGSENEFADDEHSTVEECEERRGSLFSPYRRSSYSGFHGKRNSTVDCNGVVSLIGPGPGGRLLPEVKIDKAATDDSPTTEVEVKKKLSGSLMVSVDQLNTSFGRKERANSVMSVITNTLVEELEESQRKCPPCWYKFSNTFLIWECSPTWIKIKEIVNLIVMDPFVDLAITICIVLNTLFMAMEHYPMTPDFEDMLSVGNLVFTGIFAGEMLFKLVAMDPYYYFQEAWNCFDGFIVTLSLVELALADVEGLSVLRSFRLLRVFKLAKSWPTLNMLIKIIGNSVGALGNLTLVLAIIVFIFAVVGMQLFGKSYKDCVCKIAADCELPRWHMNDFFHSFLIVFRVLCGEWIETMWDCMEVAGQAMCLIVFMMVMVIGNLVVLNLFLALLLSSFSADNLAATDDDGEPNNLQISVMRIKKGIAWTKAKVRILMASLLKKPPMEDEQKPLDDMYDKKLNCIANHTGVDINRDLDYAKNGNGTTSGIGSSVGKYMIDEDHMSFIHNPNLTVCVPIAVGESDFENLNTEDFSSESDNENSKELDDTSSSEGSTIDIKPDVEEVVVVETVEEYMEPESCWTDACVAKYKCCDVDITVGWGKSWWFLRKTCYLIVEHNWFETLIIFMILLSSGALAFEDVYIEQRKTIRIILEYADRVFTYIFILEMLLKWVAYGFVKYFTNAWCWLDFFIVDVSIVSLVANALGYSDLGPIKSLRTLRALRPLRALSRFEGMRVVVNALVGAIPSIMNVLLVCLIFWLIFSIMGVNLFAGKYYYCFNETSEEYFPVDVVNNKTQCEALMNQNNSEVRWKNVKINFDNVGAGYLALLQVATFKGWMDIMYAAVDSREVEDQPDYEVNIYMYIYFVVFIIFGSFFTLNLFIGVIIDNFNQQKKKFGGQDIFMTEEQKKYYNAMKKLGSKKPQKPIPRPQNKIQGMVFDFVTQQVFDISIMILICLNMVTMMVETDDQSDETELVLYWVNFIFIVVFTTEFLLKLFALRHYYFTNGWNIFDVVVVILSIVGMFLADLIEKYFVSPTLFRVIRLARIGRILRLIKGAKGIRTLLFALMMSLPALFNIGLLLFLVMFIFSIFGMSNFGYVKHGAGIDDLYNFETFGNSMIILFMITTSAGWDGLLLPILNYPPDCDPNLENPGTSVKGDCGNPSVGIFFFVMYIIISFLIVVNMYIAIILENFSVATEESADPLSEDDFETFYEIWEKFDPTASQFITFAKLSDFADALEHPLRVPKPNTIELIAMDMPMVSGDRIHCLDILFAFTKRVLGDSGELDMLRQQMEERFVAANPSKVSYEPITTTLRRKQEDVSARIIQNAYRAHLIRRGIIFKRHTFTNNKLENGGTNQEKKESTPSTASLPSYDSVTKPDKEKQDENKEEWARKEKDKNQKDEWESKC; encoded by the exons TCTTTTCAGCATGATCATTATGTGTACTATTTTGACCAACTGTATATTCATGACCTTTAGTGATCCTCCCGAGTGGTCAAAACAAGTAGA gtacaCCTTCACAGGAATTTATACATTTGAGTCTCTTGTAAAAATCACTGCGCGAGGGTTCTGTATAGACGGGTTTACATTCCTTAGAGATCCATGGAACTGGCTGGATTTCATGGTCATTTCGATGGC ATATATAACAGAGTTTGTGGACCTGGGCAATGTATCTGCGCTGAGAACATTCAGAGTTCTCCGAGCATTGAAAACTATCTCTGTCATTCCAG GCCTGAAGACCATTGTGGGCGCCCTGATCCAGTCTGTGAAGAAGCTTTCGGATGTGATGATCCTGACTGTCTTCTGCCTGAGCGTCTTTGCCCTCATCGGCCTCCAGCTCTTCATGGGCAACCTGCGCCACAAGTGTGTGATCTGGCCAATCAACATCACCGAGAGCCACCTGGCCAACGGCAGCAAGGGCTTTGACTGGGACGAGTACATCATGAACGACA CCAATTTCTACTTCCTGCCTGGCCAGCTGGATGCTCTTCTCTGTGGGAATAGCTCTGACTCTGG CCGCTGCCCGGAGGGCTACACATGCATGAAAGCTGGGAGGAATCCAAACTACGGCTACACCAGCTTTGACAGCTTCGGCTGGGCCTTCCTGGCCCTCTTCCGACTCATGACACAGGACTTCTGGGAAAACCTTTACATGCTG ACTTTGAGGGCTGCAGGGAAGACCTACATGATCTTCTTTGTGTTGGTGATCTTCGTGGGCTCGTTCTACCTGGTGAATCTTATCCTGGCTGTGGTGGCCATGGCCTACGAGGAGCAGAATCAGGCCACAATGGAAGAGGCccagcagaaggaggaggaattCAAGGCCATGCTGGAGCAGCTCAAGAAACAGCAGGAAGATGCCCAG GCTGTTGCAATGGCAACCTCTGCGGGCACAGTGTCAGAGGATGCAGTggaggatgatggaggagggCGTCTGTCTTGCAGTTCCTCTGAGATGTCAAAGCTCAGCTCCAAGAGCGCCAAGGAGCGGCGCAATCGTAAGAAGAAGTGGCGGcagaaagagcaagagaaggagaaaggcgACAGCGAGAAGTTTGTCAAGTCAGAGTCGGACGACGGCAGCAAGAGGAGCCGCTTCCGTTTCCCTGATAATCGCCTGGGTCGAAAATCTTCCATCATgaaccag TCCCTTCTCAGTATACCCGGCTCGCCGTTCCTGTCCCGCCACAACAGCAAGAGCAGCATCTTCAGTTTCAAGGGCCGCAGTAAGGACGTGGGCTCGGAGAACGAATTTGCCGATGACGAACACAGCACTGTGGAGGAGTGTGAGGAGCGTCGGGGCTCCCTGTTCAGCCCTTATCGGCGGAGCAGCTACAGTGGCTTCCATGGAAAGAGGAACAGCACGGTGGATTGCAATGGCGTGGTGTCGCTCATCGGCCCTGGGCCCGGCGGACGCCTTCTGCCTGAGGTGAAAATAGATAAGGCAGCTACTGACGACAGT CCAACTACTGAGGTtgaggtgaagaagaagctgtcGGGCTCCCTGATGGTGTCTGTGGACCAGCTCAATACCTCCTTTGGGCGGAAAGAGCGGGCCAACAGTGTCATGAGCGTCATTACCAACACACTAGTGGAGG AGCTGGAGGAGTCTCAGCGCAAGTGTCCGCCATGCTGGTATAAGTTTTCTAACACATTCCTGATCTGGGAGTGCTCCCCCACGTGGATTAAGATCAAGGAGATTGTGAACCTGATTGTCATGGATCCCTTCGTGGACTTAGCCATCACCATCTGTATCGTCCTCAACACCCTCTTCATGGCCATGGAGCACTACCCAATGACCCCCGACTTTGAAGACATGCTGTCTGTAGGCAATCTG GTGTTCACGGGGATCTTTGCAGGGGAGATGCTTTTCAAGCTGGTGGCCATGGATCCATACTACTACTTCCAGGAGGCCTGGAACTGTTTCGACGGTTTCATCGTGACGCTGAGTTTAGTGGAGCTGGCTCTGGCTGATGTCGAGGGCCTGTCTGTCCTGCGGTCATTCCGATTG CTGCGAGTGTTTAAGCTGGCCAAGTCATGGCCAACCCTCAACATGCTGATCAAGATCATCGGTAACTCTGTGGGAGCCTTGGGGAACCTGACTCTGGTGCTGGccatcatcgtcttcatctttGCTGTGGTGGGCATGCAGCTGTTTGGCAAAAGCTacaaagactgtgtgtgtaaaatcGCTGCTGACTGTGAACTTCCCCGCTGGCACATGAATGACTTCTTCCACTCCTTCCTGATCGTCTTCCGGGTGCTGTGCGGTGAGTGGATCGAGACCATGTGGGACTGCATGGAGGTGGCGGGCCAGGCCATGTGCCTCATTGTCTTCATGATGGTCATGGTCATCGGTAACCTGGTG GTGTTGAACCTGTTCCTTGCCTTGCTGCTGAGCTCATTCAGCGCTGACAACTTGGCTGCGACAGATGACGACGGCGAGCCCAACAACCTGCAGATTTCTGTCATGCGCATCAAGAAAGGAATTGCGTGGACAAAAGCGAAGGTAAGGATACTAATGGCCAGTCTGCTGAAGAAACCGCCGATGGAGGATGAGCAGAAGCCTTTGGACGACATGTATGACAAGAAGCTGAACTGCATTGCTAACCACACCGGGGTGGACATCAACCGCGACCTGGACTATGCCAAGAATGGGAACGGCACCACCAGCGGTATCGGGAGCAGCGTGGGCAAGTACATGATTGATGAAGACCACATGTCGTTCATCCACAACCCGAACCTGACCGTCTGCGTGCCCATAGCTGTGGGAGAGTCTGACTTTGAGAACCTCAACACAGAGGACTTCAGCAGCGAGTCAGACAATGAGAACAGCAAAGAG CTGGATGACACCAGTTCATCAGAGGGCAGCACCATCGACATCAAGCCagatgtggaggaggtggtggtggtggagacgGTGGAGGAATACATGGAACCAGAGTCGTGTTGGACAGATG cGTGTGTGGCCAAGTATAAGTGTTGTGACGTTGACATCACTGTGGGCTGGGGGAAGAGCTGGTGGTTCCTGAGAAAAACCTGCTACCTGATAGTGGAGCACAACTGGTTTGAGACCCTGATTATCTTCATGATCCTCCTCAGCAGCGGTGCCCTG GCCTTCGAGGACGTGTACATCGAGCAGAGGAAAACCATTCGGATCATTTTGGAGTACGCCGACAGGGTGTTCACCTACATCTTCATCCTGGAGATGTTGCTGAAGTGGGTCGCCTATGGTTTCGTCAAGTATTTCACCAATGCCTGGTGTTGGCTGGACTTCTTCATTGTGGAT GTGTCTATAGTCAGCCTTGTAGCTAATGCGCTGGGCTACTCCGATCTAGGGCCCATTAAATCACTCAGGACACTAAGGGCCTTGAGACCCCTCAGAGCCTTGTCACGTTTTGAAGGGATGAGG GTGGTAGTCAACGCCTTGGTGGGTGCCATCCCTTCCATTATGAATGTGTTGCTGGTTTGCCTCATCTTTTGGCTGATTTTCAGTATCATGGGGGTCAACTTGTTTGCGGGCAAGTACTACTACTGTTTCAATGAGACATCAGAGGAATACTTTCCCGTCGACGTGGTCAACAACAAGACACAGTGCGAGGCCCTCATGAATCAAAACAATTCCGAGGTCAGGTGGAAGAACGTCAAGATCAACTTTGACAATGTGGGCGCCGGCTACTTGGCCCTGCTGCAAGTG GCCACCTTCAAAGGCTGGATGGACATTATGTACGCAGCTGTGGATTCAAGAGAG GTGGAAGACCAGCCCGATTATGAAGTCAACATCTACATGTACATCTACTTTGTCGTTTTCATCATATTTGGCTCCTTCTTCACCCTCAATCTCTTCATTGGTGTGATCATTGACAACTTCAACCAGCAGAAGAAAAAG TTTGGAGGTCAGGATATCTTCatgacagaggaacagaaaaaGTACTACAATGCCATGAAAAAACTGGGGTCCAAAAAACCACAAAAACCTATTCCTCGACCTCAG AACAAGATCCAAGGCATGGTCTTTGACTTTGTGACGCAGCAAGTTTTCGACATCTCCATCATGATACTCATCTGCCTCAACATGGTCACCATGATGGTGGAAACGGATGATCAGTCGGATGAAACAGAGCTCGTCCTCTACTGGGTcaacttcatcttcatcgtAGTCTTTACCACAGAGTTCTTGCTGAAGCTCTTTGCCCTTCGTCACTATTACTTCACCAATGGCTGGAATATCTTTGACGTGGTGGTGGTCATCCTCTCTATTGTCG gCATGTTCCTGGCTGACCTCATCGAGAAGTACTTTGTGTCACCGACCTTGTTCAGGGTGATCAGGTTGGCTCGTATTGGCCGTATTCTCCGTCTGATCAAAGGAGCTAAGGGCATCCGGACTTTACTCTTtgcactgatgatgtcactgccaGCCCTGTTCAACATCGGTCTACTGCTCTTCCTCGTCATGTTCATCTTCTCAATCTTCGGTATGTCTAACTTTGGCTACGTAAAACACGGAGCAGGCATCGACGACTTGTACAACTTTGAGACCTTTGGCAACAGCATGATCATTCTGTTCATGATCACAACGTCGGCCGGATGGGATGGCTTACTGCTGCCCATCCTCAACTACCCACCAGACTGTGATCCCAATTTGGAAAACCCTGGTACATCCGTGAAGGGCGACTGTGGTAACCCCTCAGTGGGAATCTTCTTTTTTGTCATGTATATCATCATTTCTTTTCTGATTGTGGTCAACATGTACATTGCCATCATCCTGGAGAACTTCAGCGTGGCCACGGAGGAAAGCGCCGATCCACTCAGTGAGGACGACTTTGAGACGTTTTACGAGATCTGGGAGAAGTTCGACCCCACTGCCTCTCAGTTCATTACTTTTGCCAAGTTGTCTGACTTTGCTGACGCGCTGGAGCACCCGCTTCGTGTGCCGAAGCCCAACACTATAGAGCTGATTGCCATGGACATGCCCATGGTGAGCGGCGATCGCATTCACTGCCTCGACATCCTGTTTGCTTTCACAAAGCGAGTTCTGGGTGACAGTGGTGAGTTGGACATGCTAAGGCAACAGATGGAGGAGCGTTTCGTGGCAGCCAACCCCTCCAAGGTGTCGTATGAACCCATCACCACCACTCTTCGCCGCAAACAGGAAGATGTCTCTGCCAGAATTATCCAGAATGCCTACCGCGCCCACCTCATCAGGCGTGGCATCATCTTCAAGCGCCACACTTTTACTAACAATAAGCTTGAGAACGGCGGGACCAACcaagagaagaaggagagcaCACCATCCActgcctctctcccctcttaCGACAGCGTGACCAAACCtgacaaggagaagcaggacGAGAACAAGGAGGAGTGGGCCAGGAAAGAGAAggacaaaaaccaaaaagaTGAGTGGGAATCCAAGTGTTAG
- the scn8aa gene encoding sodium channel, voltage gated, type VIII, alpha subunit a isoform X4, producing the protein MAAPLIAPPGPDSFKKFTVESLAILEQRINEEKNKKPPKQDSSYRDDDDENKPKPNSDLEAGKSLPYIYGDIPAGMVAVPLEDLDPYYLNSQKTFIVLNKGKTIFRFSATPALYFISPFNLVRRIAIKILIHSLFSMIIMCTILTNCIFMTFSDPPEWSKQVEYTFTGIYTFESLVKITARGFCIDGFTFLRDPWNWLDFMVISMAYITEFVDLGNVSALRTFRVLRALKTISVIPGLKTIVGALIQSVKKLSDVMILTVFCLSVFALIGLQLFMGNLRHKCVIWPINITESHLANGSKGFDWDEYIMNDTNFYFLPGQLDALLCGNSSDSGRCPEGYTCMKAGRNPNYGYTSFDSFGWAFLALFRLMTQDFWENLYMLTLRAAGKTYMIFFVLVIFVGSFYLVNLILAVVAMAYEEQNQATMEEAQQKEEEFKAMLEQLKKQQEDAQAVAMATSAGTVSEDAVEDDGGGRLSCSSSEMSKLSSKSAKERRNRKKKWRQKEQEKEKGDSEKFVKSESDDGSKRSRFRFPDNRLGRKSSIMNQSLLSIPGSPFLSRHNSKSSIFSFKGRSKDVGSENEFADDEHSTVEECEERRGSLFSPYRRSSYSGFHGKRNSTVDCNGVVSLIGPGPGGRLLPEPTTEVEVKKKLSGSLMVSVDQLNTSFGRKERANSVMSVITNTLVEELEESQRKCPPCWYKFSNTFLIWECSPTWIKIKEIVNLIVMDPFVDLAITICIVLNTLFMAMEHYPMTPDFEDMLSVGNLVFTGIFAGEMLFKLVAMDPYYYFQEAWNCFDGFIVTLSLVELALADVEGLSVLRSFRLLRVFKLAKSWPTLNMLIKIIGNSVGALGNLTLVLAIIVFIFAVVGMQLFGKSYKDCVCKIAADCELPRWHMNDFFHSFLIVFRVLCGEWIETMWDCMEVAGQAMCLIVFMMVMVIGNLVVLNLFLALLLSSFSADNLAATDDDGEPNNLQISVMRIKKGIAWTKAKVRILMASLLKKPPMEDEQKPLDDMYDKKLNCIANHTGVDINRDLDYAKNGNGTTSGIGSSVGKYMIDEDHMSFIHNPNLTVCVPIAVGESDFENLNTEDFSSESDNENSKELDDTSSSEGSTIDIKPDVEEVVVVETVEEYMEPESCWTDACVAKYKCCDVDITVGWGKSWWFLRKTCYLIVEHNWFETLIIFMILLSSGALAFEDVYIEQRKTIRIILEYADRVFTYIFILEMLLKWVAYGFVKYFTNAWCWLDFFIVDVSIVSLVANALGYSDLGPIKSLRTLRALRPLRALSRFEGMRVVVNALVGAIPSIMNVLLVCLIFWLIFSIMGVNLFAGKYYYCFNETSEEYFPVDVVNNKTQCEALMNQNNSEVRWKNVKINFDNVGAGYLALLQVATFKGWMDIMYAAVDSREVEDQPDYEVNIYMYIYFVVFIIFGSFFTLNLFIGVIIDNFNQQKKKFGGQDIFMTEEQKKYYNAMKKLGSKKPQKPIPRPQNKIQGMVFDFVTQQVFDISIMILICLNMVTMMVETDDQSDETELVLYWVNFIFIVVFTTEFLLKLFALRHYYFTNGWNIFDVVVVILSIVGMFLADLIEKYFVSPTLFRVIRLARIGRILRLIKGAKGIRTLLFALMMSLPALFNIGLLLFLVMFIFSIFGMSNFGYVKHGAGIDDLYNFETFGNSMIILFMITTSAGWDGLLLPILNYPPDCDPNLENPGTSVKGDCGNPSVGIFFFVMYIIISFLIVVNMYIAIILENFSVATEESADPLSEDDFETFYEIWEKFDPTASQFITFAKLSDFADALEHPLRVPKPNTIELIAMDMPMVSGDRIHCLDILFAFTKRVLGDSGELDMLRQQMEERFVAANPSKVSYEPITTTLRRKQEDVSARIIQNAYRAHLIRRGIIFKRHTFTNNKLENGGTNQEKKESTPSTASLPSYDSVTKPDKEKQDENKEEWARKEKDKNQKDEWESKC; encoded by the exons TCTTTTCAGCATGATCATTATGTGTACTATTTTGACCAACTGTATATTCATGACCTTTAGTGATCCTCCCGAGTGGTCAAAACAAGTAGA gtacaCCTTCACAGGAATTTATACATTTGAGTCTCTTGTAAAAATCACTGCGCGAGGGTTCTGTATAGACGGGTTTACATTCCTTAGAGATCCATGGAACTGGCTGGATTTCATGGTCATTTCGATGGC ATATATAACAGAGTTTGTGGACCTGGGCAATGTATCTGCGCTGAGAACATTCAGAGTTCTCCGAGCATTGAAAACTATCTCTGTCATTCCAG GCCTGAAGACCATTGTGGGCGCCCTGATCCAGTCTGTGAAGAAGCTTTCGGATGTGATGATCCTGACTGTCTTCTGCCTGAGCGTCTTTGCCCTCATCGGCCTCCAGCTCTTCATGGGCAACCTGCGCCACAAGTGTGTGATCTGGCCAATCAACATCACCGAGAGCCACCTGGCCAACGGCAGCAAGGGCTTTGACTGGGACGAGTACATCATGAACGACA CCAATTTCTACTTCCTGCCTGGCCAGCTGGATGCTCTTCTCTGTGGGAATAGCTCTGACTCTGG CCGCTGCCCGGAGGGCTACACATGCATGAAAGCTGGGAGGAATCCAAACTACGGCTACACCAGCTTTGACAGCTTCGGCTGGGCCTTCCTGGCCCTCTTCCGACTCATGACACAGGACTTCTGGGAAAACCTTTACATGCTG ACTTTGAGGGCTGCAGGGAAGACCTACATGATCTTCTTTGTGTTGGTGATCTTCGTGGGCTCGTTCTACCTGGTGAATCTTATCCTGGCTGTGGTGGCCATGGCCTACGAGGAGCAGAATCAGGCCACAATGGAAGAGGCccagcagaaggaggaggaattCAAGGCCATGCTGGAGCAGCTCAAGAAACAGCAGGAAGATGCCCAG GCTGTTGCAATGGCAACCTCTGCGGGCACAGTGTCAGAGGATGCAGTggaggatgatggaggagggCGTCTGTCTTGCAGTTCCTCTGAGATGTCAAAGCTCAGCTCCAAGAGCGCCAAGGAGCGGCGCAATCGTAAGAAGAAGTGGCGGcagaaagagcaagagaaggagaaaggcgACAGCGAGAAGTTTGTCAAGTCAGAGTCGGACGACGGCAGCAAGAGGAGCCGCTTCCGTTTCCCTGATAATCGCCTGGGTCGAAAATCTTCCATCATgaaccag TCCCTTCTCAGTATACCCGGCTCGCCGTTCCTGTCCCGCCACAACAGCAAGAGCAGCATCTTCAGTTTCAAGGGCCGCAGTAAGGACGTGGGCTCGGAGAACGAATTTGCCGATGACGAACACAGCACTGTGGAGGAGTGTGAGGAGCGTCGGGGCTCCCTGTTCAGCCCTTATCGGCGGAGCAGCTACAGTGGCTTCCATGGAAAGAGGAACAGCACGGTGGATTGCAATGGCGTGGTGTCGCTCATCGGCCCTGGGCCCGGCGGACGCCTTCTGCCTGAG CCAACTACTGAGGTtgaggtgaagaagaagctgtcGGGCTCCCTGATGGTGTCTGTGGACCAGCTCAATACCTCCTTTGGGCGGAAAGAGCGGGCCAACAGTGTCATGAGCGTCATTACCAACACACTAGTGGAGG AGCTGGAGGAGTCTCAGCGCAAGTGTCCGCCATGCTGGTATAAGTTTTCTAACACATTCCTGATCTGGGAGTGCTCCCCCACGTGGATTAAGATCAAGGAGATTGTGAACCTGATTGTCATGGATCCCTTCGTGGACTTAGCCATCACCATCTGTATCGTCCTCAACACCCTCTTCATGGCCATGGAGCACTACCCAATGACCCCCGACTTTGAAGACATGCTGTCTGTAGGCAATCTG GTGTTCACGGGGATCTTTGCAGGGGAGATGCTTTTCAAGCTGGTGGCCATGGATCCATACTACTACTTCCAGGAGGCCTGGAACTGTTTCGACGGTTTCATCGTGACGCTGAGTTTAGTGGAGCTGGCTCTGGCTGATGTCGAGGGCCTGTCTGTCCTGCGGTCATTCCGATTG CTGCGAGTGTTTAAGCTGGCCAAGTCATGGCCAACCCTCAACATGCTGATCAAGATCATCGGTAACTCTGTGGGAGCCTTGGGGAACCTGACTCTGGTGCTGGccatcatcgtcttcatctttGCTGTGGTGGGCATGCAGCTGTTTGGCAAAAGCTacaaagactgtgtgtgtaaaatcGCTGCTGACTGTGAACTTCCCCGCTGGCACATGAATGACTTCTTCCACTCCTTCCTGATCGTCTTCCGGGTGCTGTGCGGTGAGTGGATCGAGACCATGTGGGACTGCATGGAGGTGGCGGGCCAGGCCATGTGCCTCATTGTCTTCATGATGGTCATGGTCATCGGTAACCTGGTG GTGTTGAACCTGTTCCTTGCCTTGCTGCTGAGCTCATTCAGCGCTGACAACTTGGCTGCGACAGATGACGACGGCGAGCCCAACAACCTGCAGATTTCTGTCATGCGCATCAAGAAAGGAATTGCGTGGACAAAAGCGAAGGTAAGGATACTAATGGCCAGTCTGCTGAAGAAACCGCCGATGGAGGATGAGCAGAAGCCTTTGGACGACATGTATGACAAGAAGCTGAACTGCATTGCTAACCACACCGGGGTGGACATCAACCGCGACCTGGACTATGCCAAGAATGGGAACGGCACCACCAGCGGTATCGGGAGCAGCGTGGGCAAGTACATGATTGATGAAGACCACATGTCGTTCATCCACAACCCGAACCTGACCGTCTGCGTGCCCATAGCTGTGGGAGAGTCTGACTTTGAGAACCTCAACACAGAGGACTTCAGCAGCGAGTCAGACAATGAGAACAGCAAAGAG CTGGATGACACCAGTTCATCAGAGGGCAGCACCATCGACATCAAGCCagatgtggaggaggtggtggtggtggagacgGTGGAGGAATACATGGAACCAGAGTCGTGTTGGACAGATG cGTGTGTGGCCAAGTATAAGTGTTGTGACGTTGACATCACTGTGGGCTGGGGGAAGAGCTGGTGGTTCCTGAGAAAAACCTGCTACCTGATAGTGGAGCACAACTGGTTTGAGACCCTGATTATCTTCATGATCCTCCTCAGCAGCGGTGCCCTG GCCTTCGAGGACGTGTACATCGAGCAGAGGAAAACCATTCGGATCATTTTGGAGTACGCCGACAGGGTGTTCACCTACATCTTCATCCTGGAGATGTTGCTGAAGTGGGTCGCCTATGGTTTCGTCAAGTATTTCACCAATGCCTGGTGTTGGCTGGACTTCTTCATTGTGGAT GTGTCTATAGTCAGCCTTGTAGCTAATGCGCTGGGCTACTCCGATCTAGGGCCCATTAAATCACTCAGGACACTAAGGGCCTTGAGACCCCTCAGAGCCTTGTCACGTTTTGAAGGGATGAGG GTGGTAGTCAACGCCTTGGTGGGTGCCATCCCTTCCATTATGAATGTGTTGCTGGTTTGCCTCATCTTTTGGCTGATTTTCAGTATCATGGGGGTCAACTTGTTTGCGGGCAAGTACTACTACTGTTTCAATGAGACATCAGAGGAATACTTTCCCGTCGACGTGGTCAACAACAAGACACAGTGCGAGGCCCTCATGAATCAAAACAATTCCGAGGTCAGGTGGAAGAACGTCAAGATCAACTTTGACAATGTGGGCGCCGGCTACTTGGCCCTGCTGCAAGTG GCCACCTTCAAAGGCTGGATGGACATTATGTACGCAGCTGTGGATTCAAGAGAG GTGGAAGACCAGCCCGATTATGAAGTCAACATCTACATGTACATCTACTTTGTCGTTTTCATCATATTTGGCTCCTTCTTCACCCTCAATCTCTTCATTGGTGTGATCATTGACAACTTCAACCAGCAGAAGAAAAAG TTTGGAGGTCAGGATATCTTCatgacagaggaacagaaaaaGTACTACAATGCCATGAAAAAACTGGGGTCCAAAAAACCACAAAAACCTATTCCTCGACCTCAG AACAAGATCCAAGGCATGGTCTTTGACTTTGTGACGCAGCAAGTTTTCGACATCTCCATCATGATACTCATCTGCCTCAACATGGTCACCATGATGGTGGAAACGGATGATCAGTCGGATGAAACAGAGCTCGTCCTCTACTGGGTcaacttcatcttcatcgtAGTCTTTACCACAGAGTTCTTGCTGAAGCTCTTTGCCCTTCGTCACTATTACTTCACCAATGGCTGGAATATCTTTGACGTGGTGGTGGTCATCCTCTCTATTGTCG gCATGTTCCTGGCTGACCTCATCGAGAAGTACTTTGTGTCACCGACCTTGTTCAGGGTGATCAGGTTGGCTCGTATTGGCCGTATTCTCCGTCTGATCAAAGGAGCTAAGGGCATCCGGACTTTACTCTTtgcactgatgatgtcactgccaGCCCTGTTCAACATCGGTCTACTGCTCTTCCTCGTCATGTTCATCTTCTCAATCTTCGGTATGTCTAACTTTGGCTACGTAAAACACGGAGCAGGCATCGACGACTTGTACAACTTTGAGACCTTTGGCAACAGCATGATCATTCTGTTCATGATCACAACGTCGGCCGGATGGGATGGCTTACTGCTGCCCATCCTCAACTACCCACCAGACTGTGATCCCAATTTGGAAAACCCTGGTACATCCGTGAAGGGCGACTGTGGTAACCCCTCAGTGGGAATCTTCTTTTTTGTCATGTATATCATCATTTCTTTTCTGATTGTGGTCAACATGTACATTGCCATCATCCTGGAGAACTTCAGCGTGGCCACGGAGGAAAGCGCCGATCCACTCAGTGAGGACGACTTTGAGACGTTTTACGAGATCTGGGAGAAGTTCGACCCCACTGCCTCTCAGTTCATTACTTTTGCCAAGTTGTCTGACTTTGCTGACGCGCTGGAGCACCCGCTTCGTGTGCCGAAGCCCAACACTATAGAGCTGATTGCCATGGACATGCCCATGGTGAGCGGCGATCGCATTCACTGCCTCGACATCCTGTTTGCTTTCACAAAGCGAGTTCTGGGTGACAGTGGTGAGTTGGACATGCTAAGGCAACAGATGGAGGAGCGTTTCGTGGCAGCCAACCCCTCCAAGGTGTCGTATGAACCCATCACCACCACTCTTCGCCGCAAACAGGAAGATGTCTCTGCCAGAATTATCCAGAATGCCTACCGCGCCCACCTCATCAGGCGTGGCATCATCTTCAAGCGCCACACTTTTACTAACAATAAGCTTGAGAACGGCGGGACCAACcaagagaagaaggagagcaCACCATCCActgcctctctcccctcttaCGACAGCGTGACCAAACCtgacaaggagaagcaggacGAGAACAAGGAGGAGTGGGCCAGGAAAGAGAAggacaaaaaccaaaaagaTGAGTGGGAATCCAAGTGTTAG